A DNA window from Rhipicephalus sanguineus isolate Rsan-2018 chromosome 8, BIME_Rsan_1.4, whole genome shotgun sequence contains the following coding sequences:
- the LOC125759523 gene encoding uncharacterized protein LOC125759523, with translation MLQLYTHITGPPARTSHGESLFIVTKTKGAPQVSNLKVENITSTSFVVSWERPKESIDYYTVDVIDYGSRLIGNRLHRIVSCNNSAEINPKQTRLTCTKSDTCTRITVRVHTYIRGHPDRASPAVALENVLLPGTGIPEVTDLHLVAVKNNSFTVAYLAPYGLHGPLSLQYH, from the exons ATGTTGCAATTGTACACTCACATTACCGGACCGCCAGCGAGGACTTCTCACGGTGAATCCCTGTTCATCGTGACGAAGACAAAGG GTGCACCTCAGGTGTCCAACTTGAAGGTTGAGAACATTACGTCCACCTCTTTTGTTGTGTCCTGGGAACGGCCGAAAGAGAGCATCGATTACTACACGGTTGACGTCATCGATTATGGAAGCCGCTTAATCGGGAACAGGCTCCACCGCATCGTTTCGTGCAACAACTCCGCTGAAATTAATCCGAAGCAGACAAGGCTGACCTGCACGAAATCCGACACCTGCACCAGGATCACCGTTCGAGTGCACACCTACATTAGAGGTCATCCCGATCGCGCGTCACCCGCAGTGGCACTGGAGAACGTCCTTCTCCCTGGAACAG GAATTCCGGAAGTGACCGATCTGCACCTGGTAGCCGTCAAAAACAACTCCTTCACTGTCGCATACCTTGCGCCATACGGCCTGCATGGACCGCTTTCATTACAATATCACTGA